A window of Chlorobium phaeobacteroides DSM 266 genomic DNA:
GACGATGGCATTGCCGACTCCGGGAAGTGACGTCCAGAATACCTTGAGCGCATCCTCATCAGCATTGTATCGACAGGCATAGATCGTCTGCTGAAGGGTATAGCTGCCGATACCTATCTTTTCCATCTCCCAGCGATAAGCGTTGCCCCCAAGATCAACAAGCTGATCTACTTTCGGAAAATGGGAGGCGGAACGGGGAACATCGGCAAGCAGAAGAAAGACCTTCTGAGGAGAACAGGAGGTATAAAACTCCCGTTCAACCATAATGTTAACCGGAAATGACATTATCTATAAGCCGCAGCTTTCCGTTTTAAATTCAGGAAGAGACTTGTTCAGCGCTTTGAGAACATCGTTATCCCTGTTATAGACATCACCCCGGAAGTGAATTGCATCATCCTGGGGAAAAGCGGTCAGGTAGAGCAGATAGACCGGAATATGTTTCGGGAGATTAACGTTGCTTGTTTTGCCCGTCTTGATGGCAGCATTGATCGCGTCGCTGTTCCATTTGACGCTGTCCTGCAGCACCAGTTCGGCAAGTTCGAGAGGATTCTGCACTCTGATACAGCCTGAACTGAAGTTTCTGGTGCTTTTCTGAAACAACTCCTTGTGGGGGGTGTCGTGCAGATAGACAATGTGTTTGTTGGGCAGCATAAACTTGATTCGTCCCAGCGATCCGTGATCTCCGGCAGTCTGCTGCAGTCGGTATGGCAGGTTAGCTGCCGTGTATTGCGACCAGTTGACCGTTGCCGGATCAACTACCCGTCCGTTGCGATCAATGACTTTAAGGTTTCTGCTGTAGAGATAGGACCGGCTTTTACGAATACCCGGAAGCGCATCTTTTGCAAGAATGGTTGGCGGTATTACCCATTGCGGATTAAAAACAATATACTGCATATCGGCTTTGAACAACGGGGTTTCACGTCCCGTTTTGCCGACAATGACTCTGGTTTCCCAGCGAGGCTGACCATTATCAATATATTGCAGCGTAAATCCCGGAATATTCACCAGAACAGCTCTCTGCTCGAGATCACCAATAAACCAGCGGTACCGCTCCATATTGATACGAATCTGCTCGATACGCTCCGCTGCCGAAATGTTCATCTCCCTGATCGTCTCCGCTCCGGCAGCTCCGTCAACACTGAGACCATTTCGTTTCTGGAACCGGACAACAGCATCAGCCATGGCTTTGCTGAACACTCTGGAGGTATCTGCTGAGCGGAAAACAAGGTCGCCGGACTCCTGAAGACGCCTGCGAATCTGCCGCACACGGTTGTCACGATCACCCTCTTTAATTTTTTTCCCCTCGGTCACTTTCTGCCACCCACCTGTTTTCACAATGACCCGATAGTGCGCCAATCCTTTTTTCATCCTTTCATAACCCGGATGACGAGGAGAAAGCTCGTCGAGCAGACCGGCAATCCTTTCGGCAGCAATAGCCTGCTGAAGTCTGAACTCCAACGCGCTTTTTGCAAGAGTACGGTTCACATTCCAGTCAGGATCAAGGCTTTCAGGCAAAACCTTTCCAAATCGTAAATGGTAGGCAAGCGTAAGAAACGCGTCGCTCAAAAGCAGATCATACCGTGCCTGCAGTTGGGGAGTTAAAGGCGGATTTTCGGAAAAATACCTGATCTCTGTGCTGTGATAATCGGCAGGAATCAAACCGTGCTGCTCAGCTTTATCGATTGCGCTTATAAGCTCTGCCGCCATGGTCTGTTTTGTCCAGACCGGCTTAAACTCCCTTGCTGTATAAAAAAGAGCAAGGCGATTGTTAAAGGTTTGACGAACAGCATCTGATGGAGCGATACCCTGAACTTTTTCAAAATGACAGCGAATCTGCTCAGCAACAGGACTGAGATCCGTTTTTTTCGTCTGCAGAGCCTGAGCTGAAGAATCAGACTGCAACTGCTGACGAGACTCCTGTTTAACCGGACTGAACGCGAGACAAACGAGAAAATAAGTAATAATACTAATAAAAGGCATTACGACTGACCTCCGTATCCAGCCTGAAAACGTGCGATATCAGGATTCAGGAGCGAAGATGCCGAGGTGTACTCAACATCGTTGTGGTAGATAAACAGGCAGCTCCCCCCTTTTATAAGATCGATAACTTCCTGATAACTATCCAGTGAAACAGCAGGGCAACCCTGGCTTCTGCCAAGCCGTCCTGTTCGTCTGATATAATCATGAGAAACATAATCAGCACCATGAATCACGATACTTCTTCGTTCAGCATTATCGTTAATGCCGCGCTCCATACCGAGTAACCTGAGAGAGTAACCGTTTCTGCCGTCATAGGTCTGACCTGTCGTATAAAAACCGAGACTGCTCTGATGGGAACCCGACTGGTTGGAAAAACTGTAGGCATAGTTTTCACCGCTGCCGCTGCCATGAGCGACAAGTCCGGAATAGAGCAACCTGCCCCGGTTAATATCAATAACAAACATCCTCTCATCAACCGAAGGTCTGTTAAAATCGATAATAGTCAGCAAGCCGTCGCGGGCAACCTTCCCCTGCTGTTTGAGGGAGTGATATCCGGCAAGAGCCATGGTGAAAACTTTTGGATCAATCTTGTTTTGCAGTTCAGGAAAAAGAGAAAAAGAGGGGGTTTGTTGCGGTACCGGTTTTTTCTGAACGGAGAGAGAAAAACCTGGTACCGGCATAGCTGTAACAAAAAACAGCACTATCGCAATCAGTCGAAAAATAATCATAAGCAGCCTCACTGGAGTTTACTCCGGTCGCCCGGAAGGCTTCCGGCGTATACAATTAATAAGAATAGAAAACCGGATAAGTCCCAAGCCGTATGAAAAGACCTTGAAAAGACATAAATCCCGCACTGCCGCACAGGAAAAATCTCGGGCAACAAGCAGGGCCAAAAATCCTGACCATGCGTGTTACAGTTCCGGAAAGTGTTTATCCCTTATGGAACGGGAATAATAAAAATACTCAGGCAAGATACATTTTTTTTAAAAACCTTCAAACCAACCTCAACTCCCTGGTCGGGGCATCTCTTTCACCCAGCCATTTCAAGGTTGATTCTCTGCATTTCGAATTCCTGATTTGACAAACAAACAAAACCCATCCCAATCCCCCACAACTCTTAACTCATCACTCCCACTTCCTACTTCCCACAGCCCACTCATCACATCCTTCTCGCCCCCCCCTGTCATCCCGACCAACGGGAGATCTCTCTCTCCCCTTCAATCCACTCCAAACTTGACGCGCATCAGCTCTCCCTTAGAGTTTCCTCCCGCCCCCCCCCTGTCATCTCGACCAACGGGAGAGATCTCTCTTCCCTTCAATCCACGCCCAAACTTAACGATTATCACGAATCACTGCTCTCTCGTAGAGATCCCTCCCGCCCCCCTGTCATCTCGACCAACGGGAGAGATCTCTCTCCCCTTCAATCCACGCCCAAACTTGACGCTTATCACGAATCACTGCTCTCTCGTAGAGATCCCTCCCGCCCCCCTGTCATCTCGACCAACGGGAGAGATCTCTCTTCCCTTCAATCCACGCCCAAACTTGACGCTTATCACGAATCACTGCTCTCTCGTAGAGATCCCTCCCTAACATCAGGATGAAGGCATTTGAGGGAACCGAATGGAAAGAGAGCGCGCCTTCGGGGTTCATCTCAGAGAAGAGCCTATAAAACGCCACCGCGAACTCACGCTCACCGTAATGTCCTGCTCCGAAGGAGCAACCTCTGTCGGAGGCGGTGCCGCTGCAGGCGCAGCCCTCATAACCGCTGCATCCATATACGGACGTCCTGCGTTGTAAGGCTGAGACACACTGACTTCGATCAACTGGCCAAGACGGCCGCCTGCTGCCTTTGCCATGATTTCGGCATCCTTGCGGGCGTTGTCCACAGCGGTGGCAAGCGCCTGCTGACGAAGCGTCTCGAATCTGCTTGATGAAAAAACAATGCTCTGCACCTCATCGGCCCCGGCCTGCACCACCGAGTCAATAGCCCGACCGATCGATGCAAGATTGCGCACCTTGACCGCAATAGTGTGACGTGCACTGTAACCGTTCAGAACGCTTTTCCCCTGAGACTGATCCCACTCCCAGCGGGGAGATACCGTATAGCTTGCCGTGGGAGCGTCTTCAAGCGGAATACCCGCCAATCTCAACGATCTCTGAACAGCCTGATACTTCCCTGCAGTTTCGGCGGCGGCCTTGTCCGCATTTTTAGCATCAGACTTCACCACCACACCGAATTCAGCCATATCCGGTTTGACGGAAACCGTGCCTGCTGCCGATACCACAACCTGGCTTTCTTCAGCCTGAACATGGAGAGAAACTCCTGTCATCACGACAAATAACCAGATGCATACAAACAACAGTCTTGTTTTCATAGGGGTACCTTATCTTGTTTATCGAAAATGTAAACCGTCGATCATCAACTACCACTCAGACGCGTGCAAGCCGACAATATCCTTGTAGGCTATCGCCGCGGCGCAGGCCGTAACCGGCGCGCTGACAAGCAACCCGACACCAAGAGCAAGAACTCCAAGCAGATTGATGGCAAACAGGGCAAGTGCAAGACCGAAAACGGCAAACCACTCCTTTGTTATGATCTTGCGGCTGATTTCCATCGCCTGCCAGAAATCCATACGGTGATCAATAATCAGAAAGGTAACGAACACATAACTCACTGCGAGATAAATGCCTGGTATGACAAGCAGCACAATGCCGAGACTTACCAACAGACCGCTGGCCAGGCCGGCAAGAAAAAGAGGAAGAAAGTAATTGAAGCCCTTGAAAAAGTCTGAGAACTGAATCTCCTGACCGATAAGCCGCTTAAAGGCAACAATACTATAGCCGGCATAGAGTGACGCCGCAAGAGCGGAAAAAATAATCGAACCAAAAGCATTCATCCTTGCGGACAGCGCTGAAATCACAAAAACAACAAGCGTAAAACCGATAAATTCACCGATGTTCTTTTGAAACATCTCCCAGCCCTGACGGACATAGTCTGAAATATTTACCTGATACCCTTCATTGATCTGGCGATCAAACGGTGCCGGATCAACTTTTATACCAAAATCAAATGCAGCCATTGCTATCTCCTTATTGTTCAATGAATAAATATGATCACTTGCTTTAACGGAAACCGGCCTCCCAAGAGAACGGCTATCGATGGTACGAGCGTTTCGTATCCGCGAATAGTCAATAAAACAGGGCGTTTTTCTGAATCCCCAACTGCCTTTAAAGTACTCAAGTCGGGAATATGCTCAAAACCTGAATTGTTAAAAGTATAAAAATACAGCGAACATGCAGAATCTCTTCGAAAATCTTCTGCCGCTGAACCTGATGCACACAACTTGTTCCCTGCTTTGAGGCTACAACAGCGAACGAAATCATCGCCTCTCCCGGATCAGAAAAAACGCTGCGTTCGAAACTTGCATAAAAAAGCCGTCACAACAAGATTTTTTTCAAGAACCATGACGCCTCCATCCTGCCATATTCCGTTTTCTTGCGCCCAGCGACTTTCAGGCGGATCGCCCTGATTCTGATGAATATTATGAACCCCTTTTCCATTCCGAAACGGTTCGCCAAAAACAAAAACCCGTACGGCCTTTTTGAGATACGGTTCCAGATCGCCAAATGCAACAACACCTGTTCCGTTTTTCCAGGGAGATTCTGCATGGTCAAATCTGTCACTGCCGTTTTCGACTGTAATATATTCAACTGCATCAACACACGCTTGTGTCGGCTTCAGCGCTTTGCTCCGGTAATAGTCAAGCGCGCCGGAATGAGGGGTAGAAGATAACTCATGCCACCCGTCAGGGTAACGCAAGAATTTTTTATATGCCCGTTGTTCAGGCTTTATAACTCTCCACTGTACGCCGTCTGCGGTTTGTTTACTGTCAAGGTCGATAGGGCATCGAAAAAGCGAACGTCCGACCCTTACTTTCAGATTACAGTGATAATAAGAACCCTTCTGATGTGATTGATCGCACAAACAACTGTGCATCGTACCAATAAGTACGCCATAACCATCCTTGAGGGGCATCGAAGTTCCTTGACTATCCTGTTTGAAAAACACTTACCACAAGAAAGTTAAGCATAACGCCATCTGGTCACAAAAAATGCTGCATCAATACATATTTATTAGTATGCAGTACCGGAAATAGTGAATTTTGGAAAGAAGGAATAAACAAATACCTATATTAAGGGATAAAAACAACTATTCCGTACCTTTTTTTTCAGTTATCTATTCTCCATAACGTCATGACTAAACGCTCATTCAACCATGCCGACTGAGCCTATAGATCTGCAGACTATCAACACCGCAAGAGTTCTTGCTGTTGACATGGTTGAAAAAGCCGGTTCCGGCCATCCGGGTATGCCGCTCGGCGCTGCTCCAATGGCCGTCGTACTCTTTACAAAGATTATGAACCACAATCCCGCCAACCCGAAATGGCTGAACCGGGACCGATTTGTTCTTTCTGCCGGGCATGGCTCCGCCCTGCTCTATGCGTTGCTGCACCTGACCGGCTATGACCTCTCTCTCGACGACCTGAAATCCTTCAGGCAATGGGAAAGCAAAACTCCGGGACATCCGGAATATGGCGTGACCCCTGGCGTTGAAATGACTACCGGACCTCTTGGACAGGGAATCTCGACGGCTGTCGGTATGGCTATTGCCGAAAGATTTTGTGCCAAGCACCTCAACTGCGAAGAACTCGAGCTCATAGATTACTATACCTATGTCATCTGCGGTGACGGAGACCTTATGGAAGGAGTCAGCAGCGAAACGGCATCTCTTGCAGGTCATCTGAAGCTGGGCAAGCTGATCTGCCTGTACGACAGCAACCGAATTTCCATTGAGGGGTCAACAACTCTTGCATTTACAGAAAATGTAGGCCAGCGCTTTCTCGCCTTTGGCTGGCATGTGGAACATTTTGATGGCAACGACCCTGATGCTGTTGAGAAGGCTCTTCTTTTTGCCAAAACCCAGAAAGATCGCCCCTCACTGCTTATCGCACACACCAATATAGGATTCGGCAGCCCCAATAAACAGGATAGCGCGGCGGCTCACGGCGAACCGCTCGGAAGTAAAGAGGTGATACTGCTGAAGCGTGGGTTTGGATTTCCTGAAGAGAAAACGTTTGAAATTTCCGATGCTGTAAAAGAACACCTGAAAACCGTCAAAAAGAAAGGTTCCGATCTTGAAGAACGCTGGAATGCGTTACGGCGCACCTATACCGAACGATTTCCTGCTGCTTCCGAAGCTCTTGAGGAAAGACTGCAGAACCGCCTGCCCGAAGGGTGGGAAAAACTCCTCCCGGGCTTTGATTCCTCCGAAAAACTGGCTACCCGGCAAGCCTCGAAAAAGGTTCTTGATGCCATTTGCCACAAACTTCCTTTTCTTGCAGGCGGCTCGGCCGATCTTGCGCCCTCCTGCGGCACCCTGCTCAATGGCGGTATCGACTTTACGCCGGCACATTACAACGGCGCCAACTTGAGATTCGGCGTCAGAGAACATGCCATGGGCGCCATCATCAACGGGATGGCTCTTTCTCAAATCATCATCCCCTATGGAGCGACATTTCTGGTTTTCTCTGATTACATGAAACCGGCGCTCCGGCTTGCCGCTCTCATGAAAACGCACTCCATCTTTATTTTTACACACGACAGCATCGCTCTTGGCGAAGACGGCCCGACCCACCAGCCGATTGAACAGCTTGCGATGCTTCGATCTCTCCCCGGCATGGTGGTTTTGAGACCGGCTGACGCCAATGAAACAAAGGAAGCCTGGAAAATCGCTCTCACCGCGCGAAGACCTGTTTGTCTGATATTTTCAAGACAGACTCTTCCTGTACTCGACGCTGACCGTTATCCTATCTGTAGCGGCGTTCGAAAAGGAGGATATATTCTTTCGGAATGGAACAAAGAACCTCAAACGCCAGAACAAGCAGCAATCATCATCGCCACCGGCGCGGAAGTTCATACTGCTCTCGAAGCACAAAACCGGCTTGCGGAAAACGGCGTATCGGCAAGGGTTGTTTCCATGCCGTCAACCGAACTGTTTGAAGAACAGCCGCAACCCTATCGTCTCGGCGTGCTTCCCGAAAATATAACAAACAGGGTAGTGATTGAAGCCGCATCGTCATTCGGCTGGCACCGCTATGCTACTGATCGGGGGAAAATTATCGGCATCGACCATTTCGGAGCATCAGCGCCAGGCAACGTTACACTTGAAAAATTCGGCTTTACCGCATCTCATATTTTCGATACCGTACAATCGCTCCTGCATACAGCCTGAATCGAAAAGTCTGCATGGCAAAAAACAGCATATTCCACCCGATCGGTGATGACAGGGAGCTGACTGCGATTGCAGCGGCAGTGATCATAAGCGCAGCAAACAGGGCGGTAGCAACCCATGGCAAGTTCTCTCTTGTTCTTGCCGGAGGAAACTCGCCCCGTCGTCTTTATCAACAGCTTGCTGCGGGCGTCAACACCGGCGAACTGAGCGAAAGCTCCCTTTTGCTGCTTGCCGATAACGAAAACAGCCACTCCGGACATCGTCACCTCTCTTTACCGTGGGAGCACACCTGGCTGTTCTGGGGAGATGAGCGATGCCTGCCGTCCAGCCATTCCGACAGCAACTATCGCATGGCAGAAGAGAGTCTTCTCAAAGGTTCGTCCGTCAGGGAAAAGCAGCTGTTCAGAATGCCTGCAACAGTTGAGCCGCCTGGCAGGGCCGCTGATCTGTACGAATCAA
This region includes:
- a CDS encoding SIMPL domain-containing protein, which produces MKTRLLFVCIWLFVVMTGVSLHVQAEESQVVVSAAGTVSVKPDMAEFGVVVKSDAKNADKAAAETAGKYQAVQRSLRLAGIPLEDAPTASYTVSPRWEWDQSQGKSVLNGYSARHTIAVKVRNLASIGRAIDSVVQAGADEVQSIVFSSSRFETLRQQALATAVDNARKDAEIMAKAAGGRLGQLIEVSVSQPYNAGRPYMDAAVMRAAPAAAPPPTEVAPSEQDITVSVSSRWRFIGSSLR
- a CDS encoding YukJ family protein, producing MPLKDGYGVLIGTMHSCLCDQSHQKGSYYHCNLKVRVGRSLFRCPIDLDSKQTADGVQWRVIKPEQRAYKKFLRYPDGWHELSSTPHSGALDYYRSKALKPTQACVDAVEYITVENGSDRFDHAESPWKNGTGVVAFGDLEPYLKKAVRVFVFGEPFRNGKGVHNIHQNQGDPPESRWAQENGIWQDGGVMVLEKNLVVTAFLCKFRTQRFF
- the tkt gene encoding transketolase; translation: MPTEPIDLQTINTARVLAVDMVEKAGSGHPGMPLGAAPMAVVLFTKIMNHNPANPKWLNRDRFVLSAGHGSALLYALLHLTGYDLSLDDLKSFRQWESKTPGHPEYGVTPGVEMTTGPLGQGISTAVGMAIAERFCAKHLNCEELELIDYYTYVICGDGDLMEGVSSETASLAGHLKLGKLICLYDSNRISIEGSTTLAFTENVGQRFLAFGWHVEHFDGNDPDAVEKALLFAKTQKDRPSLLIAHTNIGFGSPNKQDSAAAHGEPLGSKEVILLKRGFGFPEEKTFEISDAVKEHLKTVKKKGSDLEERWNALRRTYTERFPAASEALEERLQNRLPEGWEKLLPGFDSSEKLATRQASKKVLDAICHKLPFLAGGSADLAPSCGTLLNGGIDFTPAHYNGANLRFGVREHAMGAIINGMALSQIIIPYGATFLVFSDYMKPALRLAALMKTHSIFIFTHDSIALGEDGPTHQPIEQLAMLRSLPGMVVLRPADANETKEAWKIALTARRPVCLIFSRQTLPVLDADRYPICSGVRKGGYILSEWNKEPQTPEQAAIIIATGAEVHTALEAQNRLAENGVSARVVSMPSTELFEEQPQPYRLGVLPENITNRVVIEAASSFGWHRYATDRGKIIGIDHFGASAPGNVTLEKFGFTASHIFDTVQSLLHTA
- a CDS encoding DUF2189 domain-containing protein; protein product: MAAFDFGIKVDPAPFDRQINEGYQVNISDYVRQGWEMFQKNIGEFIGFTLVVFVISALSARMNAFGSIIFSALAASLYAGYSIVAFKRLIGQEIQFSDFFKGFNYFLPLFLAGLASGLLVSLGIVLLVIPGIYLAVSYVFVTFLIIDHRMDFWQAMEISRKIITKEWFAVFGLALALFAINLLGVLALGVGLLVSAPVTACAAAIAYKDIVGLHASEW
- a CDS encoding SRPBCC family protein — translated: MSFPVNIMVEREFYTSCSPQKVFLLLADVPRSASHFPKVDQLVDLGGNAYRWEMEKIGIGSYTLQQTIYACRYNADEDALKVFWTSLPGVGNAIVNGEWNLTPKDGGTRINLKTSGDLTVDFPSFLQFILSPLVVMEFTGMIDRYIANLQESFSKF
- a CDS encoding murein L,D-transpeptidase catalytic domain family protein; protein product: MIIFRLIAIVLFFVTAMPVPGFSLSVQKKPVPQQTPSFSLFPELQNKIDPKVFTMALAGYHSLKQQGKVARDGLLTIIDFNRPSVDERMFVIDINRGRLLYSGLVAHGSGSGENYAYSFSNQSGSHQSSLGFYTTGQTYDGRNGYSLRLLGMERGINDNAERRSIVIHGADYVSHDYIRRTGRLGRSQGCPAVSLDSYQEVIDLIKGGSCLFIYHNDVEYTSASSLLNPDIARFQAGYGGQS
- the pgl gene encoding 6-phosphogluconolactonase produces the protein MAKNSIFHPIGDDRELTAIAAAVIISAANRAVATHGKFSLVLAGGNSPRRLYQQLAAGVNTGELSESSLLLLADNENSHSGHRHLSLPWEHTWLFWGDERCLPSSHSDSNYRMAEESLLKGSSVREKQLFRMPATVEPPGRAADLYESTIRHFFQQERDAQSTEAPVFDFIILGLGEDGHTASLFPQNPAALDEQVRWVIAVNAPEANPPGHRLTITLPVINHAKNVLFFTSGMKKKAVAERIISREDNGLPAGRVQPVNGNLFWFTLPGIF
- a CDS encoding L,D-transpeptidase family protein; its protein translation is MPFISIITYFLVCLAFSPVKQESRQQLQSDSSAQALQTKKTDLSPVAEQIRCHFEKVQGIAPSDAVRQTFNNRLALFYTAREFKPVWTKQTMAAELISAIDKAEQHGLIPADYHSTEIRYFSENPPLTPQLQARYDLLLSDAFLTLAYHLRFGKVLPESLDPDWNVNRTLAKSALEFRLQQAIAAERIAGLLDELSPRHPGYERMKKGLAHYRVIVKTGGWQKVTEGKKIKEGDRDNRVRQIRRRLQESGDLVFRSADTSRVFSKAMADAVVRFQKRNGLSVDGAAGAETIREMNISAAERIEQIRINMERYRWFIGDLEQRAVLVNIPGFTLQYIDNGQPRWETRVIVGKTGRETPLFKADMQYIVFNPQWVIPPTILAKDALPGIRKSRSYLYSRNLKVIDRNGRVVDPATVNWSQYTAANLPYRLQQTAGDHGSLGRIKFMLPNKHIVYLHDTPHKELFQKSTRNFSSGCIRVQNPLELAELVLQDSVKWNSDAINAAIKTGKTSNVNLPKHIPVYLLYLTAFPQDDAIHFRGDVYNRDNDVLKALNKSLPEFKTESCGL